From the Methylococcus sp. EFPC2 genome, the window CGCGACGACAACATCACCATGAACGCGGTGGTGGGGGTGTTCCTTCGCGTACTGGAATATTTCAACGGCCTCTTGTTCCTGACGACCAACCGGGTGGACGACATCGACGAAGCCATCGTGTCGCGCTGCATTGCCATGATCAAGTTCTATCCACCGGACGACGACGCCCGGCGCAGGATCTGGTCGGTGATGACCGAACAGTTCGAGCTGGCGGTGGACGGCCCCTTGATCGACGACCTAGTGAAGACTTTCCCGAACGCGACGGGCCGGGATATCAAGGGCCTGGCGAAGCTGGTGGCCAAATTCTGCGCGCAGAAGAAAGTGGCGCCGTCGCTGGAAGTCTTCATACGCTGCTCGATCTTCCGCGGTATGGATTTGGGTCATCCGGCCACGGCGTGACATGTAGACGTGCATGCTAGTTGTTGTGGATTCATGAGAACATGAAGACTGGTAGTCTTATTTGCATGTCATGGATGCCGTAATGGCACGATGCTTCGTCCTGGCGGAGATGAATACCCACCATTTCATGTTCCGCGGCGCCGGCTCCACCCGGGAAGATGCCAGATCGGCGCTGCTGTGCGCCTGGACGCGACACCGCGACGAATTGCTCGCGCGTTACCCGGAAAGAAGGGATGCAATACCGGAAGCCGACCAAATGGAGGATCACTTCAAGATTTATTATTTGGAGTTCGAACTGGGTGCGGGCTATCGCGACGGCGATCGCCTGCTGTAACCGATGAAACCGGCTAGCCGGTACTTGAGAGCCTTGCCATATGAATTATGCCTTCCCGCCCGCGCCGGTCGTCACCCTGGACGCCATGTCGAGCAATCCTTTCCCGGTGCGCCGCATCTTCTGCATAGGCCGTAATTATCCGGCGCCGGACGGCGGGACGGCCAAGGGCGAAGAGCCGATCTATTTCATCAAGCCGGCGAGCGCCATCCTGCAAAACAATTCGGTGCTGCCCTACCCTCCCGGGACCTCGGCACTCTACCCGGAAGTGGAAATGGTGGTGGCCCTGCACAAAGGTGGGCGCAACATCCCCAAGGACAGGGTCGATTACGACTATGTGTTCGGTTATGCCGTGGGCCTGGACATGACTTTGCGCGACGCCCTCGATGCCGCCCTGGAAAACGGCCTGCCTTGGGAAAAAGCCAAGGCTTTCGATCATTCCGCGCCCTGCTCGGCGATTACGCCGGAGTTTTACTCGGGCAATATCGCCAGCGGCCTGATCGAACTCAAGGTCAATGGCGAAGTGCGCCAGAGCGGCAATGTCGCCGACATGCTCTGGAAAATCCCGGAAACCGTGCATTACCTGTCCACCCGGGTGGAGCTGTTTCCTGGCGATCTCATTTACACAGGGACGCCGGTGGATGCAGGTCCCGTGGTCAAAGGCGATGTGCTGGAAGCCACGGTGGCCGGACTGGAACCTTTGATCATCACGATAGGCTAGCCGATAGCGGCGCGGAGGTACGA encodes:
- a CDS encoding fumarylacetoacetate hydrolase family protein, which encodes MNYAFPPAPVVTLDAMSSNPFPVRRIFCIGRNYPAPDGGTAKGEEPIYFIKPASAILQNNSVLPYPPGTSALYPEVEMVVALHKGGRNIPKDRVDYDYVFGYAVGLDMTLRDALDAALENGLPWEKAKAFDHSAPCSAITPEFYSGNIASGLIELKVNGEVRQSGNVADMLWKIPETVHYLSTRVELFPGDLIYTGTPVDAGPVVKGDVLEATVAGLEPLIITIG